A region of the Falco peregrinus isolate bFalPer1 chromosome 4, bFalPer1.pri, whole genome shotgun sequence genome:
GATCTCTACAGTTCAAACCGCTCTTTTAAGTCTTGATACTATGAGGTTACTCACATTCTTGATCTTTGCTGGATTTGGTCAATAAATATAtgtcaattaaaaataagttactgctttttttttaacttgagaTTGCAAAGAAATTATCTAATTCAGTTTGAGTATTGTAGAACAGAGATTTTATCCTTTATAAATTAAGAGTATGTATtgttttttgcagcttttctgtcatcttttatTCTGGATTCTGTATGTTGGGAAGTAGTTGGAGTTGTGAAGCTGTGGAATGAGTGGTGTCGAACATCCAACACAACAAATGTCCTCCCAACAGattctttctgtttgttctaCCAATTAATATCGGATCCGACAGTAAGTGACTTAGCATGCATTCctttatatttcagttttctgaaaaagagaGCAGCCTTCGtccaccccctgcccagggtAAACAAAACATTAAGGCTGTTGTATTCTGAATGAAGGAtctaaaacttatttttaagttCTTGCATGTGAAGTTCAGTACAAAGAAGGTGTATGACAACCTGACTGCTTCACATGAGTTGTGAATGAAAAATTCTTGTATGAAGTAGAGTTGAAGCAGCCCAAGAAAACTGAAGTTGGTTTTGGCTGCAGTCACATTATCTTTACATGTGATTATGAGCTGTTGTTGTGTTCTTCAAACCAATTGCttatgcaactttttttttttttaaggttttgttGTGCCAGTGTAGTTGCTACGTTGCTGAGGATCAGCAATTCCAGTGGCTTGAAAAGGTAAAACTGGCAAGGCAGCAAACTGAGTAATCAGATCTTGGGTGGGGGTCTTCAACTTAATGTTAAGTGCCTCTTCCTCTCCGATACTCCAAAACATGACAGCATAGTAAATAACTGTTTTCCctgtgggtttcttttcttaagTATTCAACAAATGAACAAATTTACTATCTGCAGATTCTATGAAATTCCTTTCTAGATGCTAGCAGTTGTATCTGCACTTACGAACTTTGTGCAGTTACTTCTTTTGGACGGTTTCAATTTTGTTGCCCTTTCCAAACCTTTTTGCTGTTTGGATTAAATTTTCTATGGCttatttcagctgcatttcagctCTGATAGTAtccttccttaaaaaataataacataaCTGCATTTGTACGGCTGCCAGAGGATCATCAGACAAACATGTTGTGAAACTCACTAATGGGTGTGTTCTGTGCCTTTCACAAGGAGGAACTCTAAAGGAAGGTGCCTCCAAAGCAGTATCTGTCCCATTTGTTCATAGACTTAGTATGCCAAGTGCCTTACCCCAGCATCATTCAGgtacagaaatgctgctgcGTCATTCAGGTCCCTCGAGGTATCATCATGTTGATTTTGATAAGATAAAGCCAGTGGGGGGTATGTTCTGGCTGTTGATTTTCTTTATGGATTTGGGTCACTGTGTAGCCTCAAGGAGGTATGGCTTAATTTGTCCTGCTGTCTGCCTGCTAACGAGCTTCCTGTAAATCTCGGCTGATCTGATGAACAAGCAGAGATTCTAAAGCTATTATGTTACACTGAATTTGTGTAAGGCTGTGGCTAGAGATACAGAGTGAGGTAAAAAGTGGTGCGTCCGCTGAGAGCAAGTCCTCAGCTGGAGCTGAGTGATCCCTCAGTCTGGCCTGCCAGCTGGGCCAGCCAGCACATGAGAAGGGTTACCTGGTTCCGAGGGAGAACTGTCTCAGTGTGAGGGAGCTGGAGAGATAATGGGAAGGCAAAGAGGATGGAAAATGAGAGTAACTTCACTGAACAATACAGGGTTTTCAGACCCGAGTTTGTGGAATACTAGCCTTTTGTGGTTCCTTGGCTTGTTCAACAGTTTAATTTGCTTTGGTGCGGGGTAATGGTTCGCTTTGAAGTTCAGAAACCCTAAGACCAAAAcgattttggttttgtgtattCCACACATTCTTGCACTTTGTTTAAACCGGGATTACAAAAGAAAGCTGactgtggttttgctgtcttCCCCATTTGTGTTTTTCCAGCTATTCACGCCTATATGCTATTTCAAACATAGATGTTCATGAACAGTTGGAGTGTACAGTTTTACCACGTCAGTGTTCTTTTAGACTTCatggttgtttttaaatttacagCAGAAACATTGTGCTGGTAATCTTTTGCTTTTAGTGTGAGTTACAGACTTGTTTTGTATTCCATAAATTCTGATTCACTGAGTGTCTTCACAGTCTCCATGAGTCAGATTTTTAGTTATGTGTTTTCTCAGTACGTGATCACTGACAAAATGAGAACATACAGAATAAGTTTTGCAGTCGTGCATATCAGTCAGTGTTTCCAACAAAGTCAATTAAAAGTGTTTGTGCTTCTGAAAAGTTTTATCAGTTCTGTGTTACAGTGGTAGCACACTGATGTGAGGGAACAGTCAGCCTCCCTTCTGTGATTGGTACCATGTACAGAAACAGGCAAATTTATGTTGTGGTTACCAAATTCCCTATTGCCTTCCTGGTCATCAATCCGAAGAGGACAGTGAAACAGAAGGCGCAGGTTTATCATGCTTCTGCTTATTTTGACATAcgttatttaaaaataatggaacGCTGTGCAGCATATTGGTGTTTTGTGATGGCATATAATGAATCCAAAAGTGTGTTTTGTACAGTGTTTTTGAAACTTTCTTCCTTGAATTTGAGGAAGACTGTAGAAAAATTAGGGTTCTCTTTCTCAATTCAACTGAATATAATAAAATCTCAGTATTTACAATGAAGACTCAAATTTTTAAGTACCGTAGAATGTCTGGGGAGCACGATTTCAATTTCAAATGTCTTGTAGCTTAGCAAGCTGCCTTCCTGTCATAAGCAGCCTGGTTTTATTTGgagtccttttcctttctgtgatcACCACTAGTAAAAATGGTAAATCTTAATATATTTGCAGGTGAATAGAAAGTGCTGAAAACCTAAAGCCTCTCAAGAAAATATGGTAATATGGTaaatatggtaaaaaaaaattggtaaaTATGTTAGCtgttcttttggggtttttatctGTGCCCCAAGAGCAATGCGTGTGGAATTTCTGGCTGAAGGTTGCTGTTCAAATTTTAGTTAGTCCTGCAAACCTTAATTAAACTGccatttgcatttaaatagaaATGACTCTGTGGTTTTATGCTGTTACCGTGAGAAGATAAATTTTGCTTatgtattaacatttttatttcaggttttgggCTGTATGCAAAAGGAGGGCCTGCAAGTAACCATTCTTTCAACGTGTCCTGTAGCTGATTATAAAACTCAGGAATCCACTTTAACACTTCCATCTCCATTTCTGAAAGCCTTGAAGACAAAAGAATTCAAAGAGCAGATCTGCTGCCCACTGCTGGAACAACCTAACATTGTGCGAGATCTTCCTGCTGCTGGTATTTTGAAATTCCAGTTATTTACAAGGCTGCTGGTGGCAACACAAAATTCACTTTGAAGGGCATCccattaaaaatgagaatttttatttagttaaGTGAACTGGCTAATAAGTTAACTTTTTGGAAACTTAATTCCTAACTGTTTCACATCTTACATGTTGCCTTGTAAAACAGGGACAAATTTCAAAAATACCCACAAATCCTTTTAAGTGTTGCATGGCACATAAGTGCTGGCAAATTCTTCAGTATGGCCttttgtattgtattgtatATTGGGGGTATTGTAGATTGGGGTATTGGGGCATTTTACTTATGAACCGAGTATGTTTTATTAAGTTATTTTCATCTGAGCATCCAGGCTGAGGCTCATAAAAGTCCTTTCTGCATATTACAGGTAAAGTAGGTTTCACAGGGCTACTGGTCTCCCTCATGTAAAAGTTAGATTCAGTTTTATTATGTAATGTAAGAAAGCCCAGGCTTTTTGTTTCGCAGTACCAAATTAGTGGTAGCATCATGAGGAAAAATTTGTACGGCAGGAGCTAGAAATGGatgatttttctcaaaaaacttttatcttgttttgagtttttatgttcagttgttttttgagggtgttttgtttttgttttacagaagctagtattatttttgtttaccaGTCATACACAGTTTCCAGTTAAGGTATTTTCCAGGAGCAAACACCAAGTGCATCTTTCTAATTTTCggtggtttgttttcctgtgtacCTGGGGAATGAGGAATGGATGGTCTAGCAGTAAGGATCCTGAGCAGTTAACATATAAACTTTTGTGCTTTTGAAGTTCTGACCAGAACACATGTGATTTTATACACAGAACTGAGATTCCTTCTCTGCTGAATgtaacacacattttcttttgacttttaTTTAGTTTTGAGTTATTGTCAAGTATGGCACATTCCTGCAGTGTTGTATCAGTGTTACACTGACATTATCAAACTGGACACAATTACAATTGAAGCGTTCAAGCCTCTGCTTTCTTCTAAAATGCTGAAGAGTTTAGTCAAGGTAAAATTTCATATTTAAGAATTAATGGGaggtttgttgtggttttgtctATCTTTCATCTCTTGCATTCTGCTGTTGGTGTGCCCCTATGAGGGCAccttaaaaggcagaaaaatacagactttaATGGTAGCGGACACTGATTTCTGGTATAGCACCTTATGTAACATCTGTTTGTAAGTTGCTTAGAAATAATGAATCTACAGGTTCCCTCAAAATTTCATTTGACTTTTCAGGCTCTTGTGCTACTAATGTATTAAGGAGTGATTCCTTATGATTGTTTAAGCTGCAGTTTCCTTCGAGGGTGTCTCATGttaaaacttctattttttttttatttatttttttttcattctgcattcGTGTGGAAGATGGCTGTGTTGTAGCTCTGTATTTGCGTGTCTTATGCTTTATGTGAAAGGTTcttaagaaatttattttgacCTGTAACTTTTCTGGAATTAAAAGACTGAATTTCTAAAAATGGCTCGTAACAGTTTTGCACTAAACAAGCAGCTGTGAAATCTTGGTGTTATAGCTACTAAAGTGAATGTTTTgcatatttctgaaatgtttttaattgaaGTATAGTTTGTTCAAGACACTCAGTTTTGCCAATTTAACTTATATTTAAGTGATAGAAGAGGTTTGTGTGTGctacagtatttatttcaacTTTAAATGTAGGAATTGCAAATGTAGTTTTCATTACAGCTTATACTGGACTGCTAAATAAGTCTAACAGATGTGTTAGACTTACTACTACGTGTTAGACTAGTACGTGAATGTtcaaattttgaaggaaaacagcagcaaatacaCAAGTTCTTCCTTTCATACACAAATGAGGAGGAATACAAATTAACAAATCCCAGACTGAACTGCAAATTCTTTTGGAGCCTTTAGCAGGTCTGTGGATGCCTTCGGAAGACCTGAGTTTTGCTcacagttaatattttaataagtcTGGTATTCAGAGTAATAAAAATAGGAATAGAGGACAGCGAgactttttggtttggtttgttacCAGCAATGTAGCTAATACTGattgtctcttccttttcctagGATGTATCTGAAAGCTCAAAGATTTTGAAGAAGTTACTGACAACCAATGAAACTCACAATAATATCTATATCTAAAAGAGGACATTTATGATGCAGACTGCACTTTTGTAAGCTCCAGTTTCTTCTGTAGAGGACATCTTGGAATTGTAGTTGTTTCCTTCAAAGTGGAATAAATTCCAGTAGATTTTTACTTCTGCCCTCATTTTTGTTACTTTCAGATTCATCACTgcaaacacatttatttcttctgcgTGGCTTGGGAGACTTTCTTCTGGAGCAATTGTAGGAAAGAAATCTTGAATATGGAAAgcaacttctttttctcctgaaggGATTGTCTTATCTAAATGTATACCTTTTATATGTAAAAGAGGAAATGCAGTTAAGTAATTCTGTCTGTCTAATGAGAACACCTTTTGTTAACTTTATTTTGAGACAcaaaagttttcctaatatttgATCCTCTTTAAAGATTTGTCTGTGGTGGAGAAAATAAGTTCTGCATCtttttacatacataaatatatataattttgtatgtatgtatgtgtgtatgaatGATAACATGTATGTGTGGACATACATGTTTTTATGTATGTGTCGGtacaaaaaaagtaaagtatGGTAAATAAAAGACTTACTAGTGGGAAGTAATCTTAAGCTTGCTTTAGTGGGAGGCAGGAATGTGGAGCTGGTTTGGACTGCATGGAAGGGCTGTGGCTTGGATTCACCATGTAGATCACAGGTGCTTTGGGTGCTGTTGTCTGCAGGTCGGGCAGGAAGAGAGGTGTGCCCACGTCCAGACGCAGCAACTCCCACTTGCAGTTTGCAGTGCCTTGCTGAGAGCTTGCCTTAGTTGGCAGTTTCAGCTTCAGACCTCGGAGCAGTTGCTGTAGAGGCACAGGAGCATTTTCCGCTGTTGGATCTCTTAAGAGTGATGGGAACCTCTGCCGGTGAAACAGGCTGTAGGCTCGCAAGCTGCTTCAGCTGGATTTGCCAGGGCAAACCGATGTATTCTATCCACTTTAAAACTCCAAATTGCTGGCAACAGTAGGAATAGTACAAGATCTCTTAGGCCAGAGTATGATTTTTAGAGAAAAGTAAAAGTTCAAGATCTAAAGTGTTTCAAAAAACTGTGAAAGTTGATCACAATTTCAGCAGtgtatttaaagtatttattagGACTGACTTGCAGTTATGACTTGCAGATACCCcctttaatttcacattttatttaagaaaatggtGCTAAAGATAGTATTTTTGTTGCTATCAGGTAATTCACTGAATGGAGGTCTTTAAATTTTATGTAGCTTATCCTTTTGGGACAAAAGGATAACAGCTTCAAAGTTCTCTGCCAAAGTTTAGCCTTGGCTTGCACTGGGTGCCCAGTGGGTGGTTTGGAACAGCATGTTTCTTCAACAGAACTGTTCCCTTCAGGTTTGAAAGTGGTCAGCTTAGTGAGTGTCCACTGGAGCAAGTAATCCCTGGCTCAAGCAGGCCCGCTACAGCTTCTGGGTTTGGaaatttttaaactgcttgCTGTATTGCAGTTTCAATggtattaaaatattcttgatGTGGATATCAAGTTGCCTATCAGTTATGATACTGACTTCAATTTCTAATAATATAATTATAGATAAGTAAGCAACTGTTCCTTTAAGTGGTGCTGTATTCTAGAACAAACTGAAGCATGCAGTGCAGGACACACACAGTTCcttctggttggtttttttgtgggtttttttttttttttcatttctgtgcagcattttaattaaaacctgtTTGTATATGTGATCTGAGCTGAGAGTTCTGTTGCTCTGAAAGAGTTGCAAGTTGGCTGCACCATTTTCTTGCATACTGAATGTTTGATTCATAATAAGTAAAGTACATAACAAGAAATGTCTTTAATGATACATATGCAGGCTCTTATAGGAACTGTAAATATACTTCTAGTATTGGTTTTATAACTTGTGCAGTTTGCAGTGTTTCAAAACAGTTACCACTGAGGTATAATCCAATTTTTATTACCTGGTTTTATGCTGAGGTGTAAGAATACTCTTAAATACCTTGAATAAAAGCTACTTGGAAGATGAAATTAGAAAGTCTGAAAACTGGTATGCTGGCAGAATGCTCCGAAAGCTAATTATTCTTGCTTCAAAGGGTGTTATTCTTGCTTCAAAGGGTGTGATAGCTCTCTGTAGATGGAAATGTTTGTCGGATGTGGCGCTTTTTCTGCTGGATACCATCAGGCGGGTGGTTTTGCCCTGTGTGTCCAGGCACATGTCTGTGATCCACTTTACAGATGAGGTCAAGCTTTGTGCCATAGTAGTTCTCTCTGGTGTGAAACTGTATAGGCCAGGGAACGTGCACACCACGTAGTCAGTAACAGTCTCCCTCACCAGAGTCAGCTGGATTGTGCTGTATAAATGTCAACCTTTTCCAGTACACAGTAAGTACTATAgggcagtgaaagaaaatattttaatttaaaattccttctctctttttccataATTTGATGTATAAAGTAGCTCATATTCCCCCTTTAAAACAGATAGTTCTGGAAGCATCAGAACTAACGATGCTCCAGTATCTCATAAGATGCGAGCGTTggctgaagatttttttcatatttgaacATGCTAAGTTGTTGggtttagtattttttttcttctgtgctctccagtggttttctttgtttctaacagctgctgggttttgtaATATTTGTAGGAGCGTATAAACTTAAAACTGTTAAACGTGGCAGATGGCTTCAAAAGCTTTGAGGGTAGAAGTGCATTCTTGCCTGCGTGTCTGAAAAGCGATTATTGTATAAGGCTTGTCTCCTTAAGGTATTGGGCTAAATGCAAATAATGGAACCAGATAGAGTGAACTATTAGACTggagttgttttctttttccagatttcaaatCATCCAAGCCACTTGccttccttctcctgcctcACCCCACCCCGATAACACTGAGCTGTCTTCTGCTGAAGAATGTTGTCCTCCAAACATAGGACACAGCCTCTTCTCAAGTCTAATCTGCTTTGCCATGCTACAGAATATATTTGGTAGGCAGACTTGTTCTCCTTCCTCAAAGGTGATGCGCCTGACCTTATTCTTAAGTCCTGGAATCATGGTGCGCTTTAAATAGGCTCCTTAACTCTTGGCTTGTAACATGTCGGTGTCTGCAGTTCAGGTCACAGGTGTATGAGTACAGAACTGTACAGACATAGAAGGAAAAGTCCAAGCCAGGAaatctgggttttattttaatttgttacaAACCCTCCACATTTGAATGCCCCAAACAGCAATATtgctattttgctttaattttcccTGTGGTTGTTGTGGTCACATACAGTGCAATGACTCTGCAGTAATGAAATTCTTTCAATCTTGAAAATCCAGCATGAAAACTTGAcaccctgctctgcttcctGAGCACTTCTCTACCCCATTATGTTCCTTCTGGATTTGATATGTACCAGTTCTTCCTGTGTGCCATCAGCAGAAGCACTGGTACTGTGCGCAAAAGCATGAGCCCAAGTGTTCCTGTTGGAGCCCAAGTATTCTGAGGCGCTATAGCAGGGGATGTTGGAGCTCATGTCCTGAAGGTTGATTTCAGTGGTTGCTGCCTCCTATCCAGTAATGTGCTCCCTGAACCTTGTTCATGTACCTCTGTGTTCCCACTGCATGACAGATAAGGTAGAAAAGAGCTTTATTCTTTCATCAGACCATCCTTGATGCCAGTGCATGATGCACCTCTCTTTCCTGATCCTGTGTGAAGGTCTCATCTTACTGCATGGCTCTAGCAAACAATTTAGGTCTTCCTTGGACTCCAGCCTTCTCATACTGGCAGCAAATATCTTGGGCTCCATCCTGCAGACCCCTTTATTGCCGCAGCCTCAGACAAAGAACCTCACTTACGACATGTAGTTTTACAATTTCTATGCCAAAAACACTATTAAAGCATTTAGGAAGTCAAGTGGGcaaaattcaggaaaatactGGAAGTTTGCCCTGCAAACTTTTGGTTGCTCCCCACCCAATGCCAAAAGTTCAATTACACCTTTCGTTACAAGATCAGGCGCTTTTTCCTGGCCAAAGCTACCCTGCTGAAGGGCAGGGCTCAGTGACGAGGACGTGGAGCGGGAGAAGCTCAGGATGGTGAGATGgctgtttcctttctcctccgTGTTGGAGAGTTGGGTGACTGAGGTGAGTACTCTAATGGCCCATAAAGGAGGAGTTTGTTTCTGCCTCAACTTCAGGCAAGAGTTTCTTAGGAGTGCTAAGCAAACCCTGTAAATGACAATTTGGCATGCGGCTGGTAGCTGTGTACTTGGTGGGTGAACAAGAAGCTGAGGTACCTGCAGCCTGACTTGTTGATGTGTCGGGCATTCACGAGATGAATTGTAAGAGCAAAGCTGGATCAGGATGttgaaagcagaaacagagtTGGTACAATGAAACTTTGAAATGTTGCAGgtaatggaaaagatttttttaaaaggcaggcATTTTGTTCCAGTTCAGATgttcattctgatttttttaatgttgttttctttctgtctaaAACATTGAAAAATCTAAATGAGCTAAGAATGAAATGGAAGTAGGAGAGATTAATGATTTTTTCAGTGCAATGagatctgcatttttttccctttaaatgtTTTAGACTAGAAgttttggcagctgctgcttgtaACAGCAGCCAACATTAAATGGGCACCTCTGTCTAGCTGGGTGAGATGAGAGCTTTGAGGTAAACCCTTCTTAATTTATAGGAAACACTGAGATGCTGTTGGTAGATGTCCTAGAATCGCTGATGAGCAAAAGTACTTGAGAATGCCATACAATAAATACTGTGGGAAGCCATTAACCAGCAGGGatcaaaatgcaaagcacttgttttgctttcatagCAAGGTGTCCTGAGATGTCTTCAGTGAGAGAAGCGCACCATAGACCGTGAACAGTATGTATGTGGAAGAAATTCAAAGGTTAAATGGCAGGCTATAGTCTCGAggagtttttttccaaatagttGTATGACtaaatgtttaaatgttctTTGTATGGGA
Encoded here:
- the PSMG1 gene encoding proteasome assembly chaperone 1; the encoded protein is MVRGARAAPGCSGTRWYRRTRASRRAGAVRCGAAAMATFFGEVVVAPSRAGVDDEESAEEACEETPEDREIRRELEKKREIDVLWTLKPGAPAGSSADQPFACSQFIVAIGHNAAAFLSSFILDSVCWEVVGVVKLWNEWCRTSNTTNVLPTDSFCLFYQLISDPTVLLCQCSCYVAEDQQFQWLEKVLGCMQKEGLQVTILSTCPVADYKTQESTLTLPSPFLKALKTKEFKEQICCPLLEQPNIVRDLPAAVLSYCQVWHIPAVLYQCYTDIIKLDTITIEAFKPLLSSKMLKSLVKDVSESSKILKKLLTTNETHNNIYI